A single genomic interval of Tsukamurella paurometabola harbors:
- the mrf gene encoding ribosome hibernation factor-recruiting GTPase MRF → MGIISKRTPVLLLTGFGGQERALELAEPGTVVVHHDLSGLREGLVVRSEATVRPDGTAEERVALLELAHGCVSCTLREDLLPLLRTLHRRASVRRIVVRLDPILEADAVRHAIEHVIVEMVGAVRGPAARDVEVTGTIGFVDGATWLDDALGEEEVGERFAVPDDDERTVAQLAVGHAQSADLLVVTGDSPDPARLRAVLRRLAPGAPIARERVPLDRLVPRLGTPRPPIEPFGPLLPGCPPLDADGDVRLIEFSARRPLHPGRFHEAIDVLLDGVVHARGRIWLATTPDEAFWLESAGAGLRVGAAGRWLAAGGDGTPERWAMASAAWDETYGDRRTDLVVLAAGADPSRIAETLRWAELTPAELAAGPEEWAGWHDPFGAMHADPCEDLAPAPGRDEIDEEMS, encoded by the coding sequence ATGGGAATCATTTCCAAGAGAACCCCGGTCCTGCTCCTGACCGGCTTCGGCGGGCAGGAGCGCGCGCTCGAACTCGCCGAACCCGGCACCGTCGTCGTGCACCACGACCTGTCCGGCCTCCGAGAGGGCCTGGTCGTGCGGTCGGAGGCCACCGTCCGGCCCGACGGGACGGCCGAGGAGCGTGTCGCGCTGCTCGAACTCGCCCACGGTTGCGTCTCATGCACGCTCCGCGAGGACCTCCTGCCGCTGCTGCGCACGCTGCACCGGCGGGCGAGCGTCCGGCGCATCGTCGTGCGGCTCGATCCGATCCTCGAGGCCGACGCCGTGCGGCACGCCATCGAGCACGTGATCGTCGAGATGGTCGGTGCCGTGCGGGGGCCCGCGGCGCGCGACGTCGAGGTGACCGGCACGATCGGCTTCGTCGACGGCGCGACCTGGCTCGACGACGCCCTCGGCGAGGAGGAGGTGGGGGAGCGCTTCGCCGTGCCGGACGACGACGAGCGCACCGTCGCACAGCTGGCCGTCGGGCACGCGCAGAGCGCCGACCTGCTGGTCGTGACCGGCGACAGTCCCGACCCCGCGCGCCTGCGCGCCGTGCTGCGCCGCCTCGCGCCCGGAGCCCCGATCGCCCGCGAGCGCGTCCCGCTGGACCGGCTCGTCCCGCGCCTCGGAACGCCCCGCCCGCCGATCGAGCCCTTCGGCCCGCTGCTGCCCGGCTGCCCTCCGCTCGACGCCGACGGCGACGTCCGCCTCATCGAGTTCAGCGCCCGCCGCCCGCTGCATCCGGGCCGCTTCCACGAGGCGATCGACGTGCTGCTCGACGGCGTCGTCCACGCGCGGGGCCGCATCTGGCTCGCCACCACGCCCGACGAGGCCTTCTGGCTGGAGTCCGCGGGGGCGGGCCTGCGCGTCGGCGCGGCCGGACGGTGGCTCGCGGCCGGCGGCGACGGTACGCCCGAGCGGTGGGCGATGGCGTCCGCGGCGTGGGACGAGACGTACGGGGACCGTCGGACCGACCTGGTGGTGCTCGCCGCCGGGGCCGACCCCTCCCGCATCGCCGAGACCCTGCGGTGGGCCGAACTCACCCCCGCGGAACTCGCCGCCGGCCCCGAGGAGTGGGCCGGCTGGCACGACCCGTTCGGCGCGATGCACGCCGACCCGTGCGAGGACCTCGCCCCGGCCCCGGGGCGCGACGAGATCGATGAGGAGATGTCATGA
- a CDS encoding DUF1707 SHOCT-like domain-containing protein — translation MSDELEPLRRDVLRASDVDRNRVVEMLSEALGLGQITLPEYEERSQQAVAARTFADLDRLVVDLPAVQHPSTTATPAYRAPSTAPAGVPRMGETKWAVMSETKVRGPVAVGPEHTAIGFWGGVSLDLREATFLVGDVTLNAYAVMGGVKIILPRGANVHVEGVGVMGAFEHKNPQTGDPTGPRIVVKGFAFWGGVEVLIK, via the coding sequence ATGTCCGACGAGTTGGAACCCCTGCGCCGCGACGTCCTGCGAGCATCCGATGTCGACCGCAACCGCGTCGTGGAGATGCTCTCCGAGGCGCTGGGCCTCGGCCAGATCACGCTCCCCGAGTACGAGGAGCGCTCCCAACAGGCGGTGGCGGCGCGCACCTTCGCCGACCTCGACCGGCTCGTCGTGGATCTGCCCGCCGTGCAGCACCCGTCGACGACCGCGACGCCCGCGTACCGCGCACCGTCGACCGCGCCCGCGGGCGTGCCGCGCATGGGCGAGACGAAGTGGGCCGTGATGTCGGAGACCAAGGTCCGCGGGCCGGTCGCCGTGGGGCCCGAGCACACCGCGATCGGGTTCTGGGGCGGCGTCTCGCTCGATCTGCGGGAGGCGACGTTCCTCGTCGGCGATGTGACGCTGAACGCCTACGCGGTGATGGGCGGCGTGAAGATCATCCTGCCGCGCGGCGCCAACGTGCACGTGGAGGGCGTGGGCGTGATGGGCGCGTTCGAGCACAAGAACCCGCAGACGGGCGACCCCACCGGACCACGGATCGTGGTGAAGGGCTTCGCCTTCTGGGGCGGCGTGGAGGTGCTGATCAAGTGA
- the rpmB gene encoding 50S ribosomal protein L28, whose protein sequence is MSAHCQVTGRAPGFGKRVSHSHVRTNRRWDPNIQRRRYYVPSLGRTVVLRVSTKGIKTIDRRGIDAVVAEILARGEKL, encoded by the coding sequence ATGTCCGCACACTGCCAGGTGACGGGCCGGGCGCCCGGCTTCGGCAAGCGGGTCTCGCACAGTCACGTGCGCACGAACCGCCGCTGGGACCCGAACATCCAGCGTCGCCGCTATTACGTGCCCTCGCTCGGTCGCACCGTCGTGCTCCGGGTGTCGACGAAGGGCATCAAGACCATCGATCGCCGCGGCATCGACGCGGTGGTCGCCGAGATCCTCGCCCGAGGGGAGAAGCTGTAA
- the rpsN gene encoding 30S ribosomal protein S14, whose protein sequence is MATTAKIAKNERRKELVARYAERRAALKRTIAHPSTDPDDRAAAVRALAKLPRDGSATRVRNRDAADGRPRGHLRKFGLSRVRVRQMAHDGQLPGVRKSSW, encoded by the coding sequence ATGGCCACCACCGCGAAGATCGCCAAGAACGAGCGGCGCAAGGAACTGGTCGCGCGGTACGCCGAGCGGCGGGCCGCACTGAAGCGGACCATCGCGCACCCGTCGACGGACCCGGACGACCGCGCCGCGGCCGTGCGCGCGCTGGCGAAGCTGCCGCGCGACGGCTCGGCCACCCGCGTCCGCAACCGCGACGCAGCGGACGGCCGCCCGCGCGGGCACCTGCGCAAGTTCGGGCTCTCGCGCGTGCGGGTGCGGCAGATGGCGCACGACGGTCAGCTGCCCGGCGTCCGGAAGTCGAGCTGGTGA
- the rpmF gene encoding 50S ribosomal protein L32, whose product MAVPKRRMSRANTHARRSQWKANNPELQAVQVGGRTHLVPRRLVRAAKLGLVDLDRR is encoded by the coding sequence ATGGCTGTACCGAAGCGCCGTATGTCGCGGGCGAACACGCATGCTCGCCGCTCGCAGTGGAAGGCGAACAACCCCGAGCTGCAGGCCGTGCAGGTCGGCGGCCGTACCCACCTGGTTCCGCGCCGCCTCGTGCGCGCCGCGAAGCTGGGTCTGGTCGATCTCGACCGCCGCTAA
- a CDS encoding trimeric intracellular cation channel family protein, with translation MLLAVLNHAGIAVFAASGALIGVRKRLDLFGVWTLAALTGVGGGVARDVLLGIHPPASFQGWENITTASIAAAFVFVFHPQFGRLRNSVLVLDAIGMGVFSATGALTALHHDASPFAAALIGITTALGGGVLRDILVNEVPLLIQERDLYAIPALTGAAATVLAASWGATDSRALLVGAVLASGFRLLALWQDWRVPIAPEDVAGRFVGACKRALRR, from the coding sequence GTGCTGCTGGCGGTGCTGAACCACGCGGGGATCGCGGTCTTCGCCGCCTCCGGCGCGCTCATCGGCGTCCGCAAGCGGCTCGACCTGTTCGGCGTGTGGACCCTCGCCGCGCTCACCGGGGTGGGCGGCGGCGTCGCCCGCGACGTCCTGCTGGGCATCCACCCACCCGCCTCCTTCCAGGGCTGGGAGAACATCACCACCGCCTCGATCGCGGCGGCGTTCGTCTTCGTCTTCCACCCGCAGTTCGGGCGGCTCCGCAACTCCGTGCTCGTGCTCGACGCGATCGGCATGGGCGTCTTCTCCGCCACCGGCGCCCTGACCGCGCTGCACCACGACGCGTCGCCCTTCGCCGCCGCGCTCATCGGCATCACCACCGCCCTCGGCGGCGGCGTGCTGCGCGACATCCTGGTCAACGAGGTGCCCCTGCTCATCCAGGAGCGCGACCTCTACGCGATCCCCGCGCTCACCGGCGCCGCCGCGACGGTGCTCGCCGCGTCGTGGGGCGCGACGGACTCCCGGGCGCTCCTGGTCGGCGCCGTGCTGGCCTCCGGCTTCCGCCTCCTCGCACTGTGGCAGGACTGGCGCGTGCCGATCGCCCCCGAGGACGTCGCGGGCCGATTCGTCGGGGCCTGCAAGCGCGCGCTGCGTCGGTAG
- the rpmG gene encoding 50S ribosomal protein L33, with amino-acid sequence MARNEIRPIIKLKSTAGTGYTYVTRKNRRNDPDRMVLRKYDPVVRRHVDFREER; translated from the coding sequence ATGGCCCGCAACGAGATCCGTCCGATCATCAAGCTCAAGTCGACCGCCGGCACCGGGTACACGTACGTGACCAGGAAGAACCGTCGCAACGACCCCGACCGCATGGTGCTGCGCAAGTACGACCCGGTGGTCCGCCGGCACGTCGATTTCCGGGAGGAGCGCTGA
- a CDS encoding AEC family transporter: MTSVLAGFAVIAIIIAAGWLLGRLEVLGEEPEKQLSLLVFYLLTPALLLHALATTDVAVLFSSRLWVSAGSALAIAAVYYVVVRVLWRRPTGDATIGALASSYVNSSNLGIPIAVFVLHDTSYVAPLLLFQILVFSTIALTVLDLAEARESTGPKQPLWRTVVTPLLNPIVVGALIGLAISLTRWHPPDWLMSPVKLLGDASVPMALIVFGLSLGGVRVLQKGAAPRRDIALATALKMIAMPVLAWAMARFLFGQSGHALLAQTVTAALPTAQNVLVYGLRYNRGVILARDAGLITTALSIPAIMLIAVLLT; this comes from the coding sequence GTGACTTCCGTGCTGGCCGGCTTCGCCGTGATCGCGATCATCATCGCGGCGGGGTGGCTCCTCGGCCGGCTGGAGGTCCTGGGCGAGGAGCCGGAGAAGCAGCTCTCGCTGCTGGTGTTCTACCTGCTCACACCCGCTCTGCTCCTCCACGCGCTCGCCACGACGGATGTCGCCGTGCTGTTCAGTTCGCGCCTGTGGGTGAGCGCGGGATCCGCGCTGGCGATCGCCGCGGTGTACTACGTGGTCGTGCGCGTGCTCTGGCGCCGGCCGACGGGCGACGCGACCATCGGCGCCCTCGCCTCGAGCTACGTGAACTCCTCGAACCTCGGCATCCCGATCGCGGTCTTCGTGCTGCACGACACGTCGTACGTCGCCCCGCTGCTGCTGTTCCAGATCCTCGTCTTCTCGACGATCGCGCTGACCGTGCTCGACCTCGCGGAGGCACGCGAGAGCACGGGGCCGAAGCAACCGCTGTGGCGGACCGTCGTGACCCCACTGCTCAACCCGATCGTGGTCGGCGCGCTGATCGGGCTCGCGATCTCGCTGACGCGGTGGCACCCGCCGGACTGGCTGATGAGCCCGGTGAAGCTGCTCGGCGACGCGTCCGTCCCCATGGCCCTGATCGTCTTCGGCCTCTCCCTCGGCGGCGTGCGGGTGCTGCAGAAGGGCGCGGCGCCGCGCCGCGACATCGCCCTGGCGACCGCGCTCAAGATGATCGCAATGCCCGTGCTGGCATGGGCGATGGCGCGGTTCCTGTTCGGGCAGTCGGGCCACGCCCTCCTCGCGCAGACGGTGACCGCGGCCCTCCCGACGGCGCAGAACGTGCTGGTCTACGGCCTGCGATACAACCGCGGCGTGATCCTCGCGCGGGATGCCGGCCTTATCACAACGGCCCTGTCGATCCCGGCGATCATGCTGATCGCGGTCCTTCTCACCTGA
- a CDS encoding response regulator transcription factor — protein MRILVVDDDRAVRESLRRSLTFNGYQVDTAVDGQDALDHIASNRPDALVLDLNMPRVDGLEVCRRLRSAGDDLPILVLTARDAVSDRVSGLDAGADDYLPKPFALEELLARMRALLRRAAPEAGADNEVLRFEDLSLDPATREVLRGDRNISLTRTEFSLLEMLMSNPRRVLTRSRILEEVWGYDFPTSGNALEVYVGYLRRKTEAEGESRLIHTVRGVGYVLRETPP, from the coding sequence ATGCGAATTCTGGTGGTCGACGACGATCGTGCGGTGCGGGAGTCCCTGCGCCGCTCGCTGACCTTCAACGGGTACCAGGTGGATACCGCCGTCGACGGGCAGGACGCGCTCGATCACATCGCGAGCAACCGGCCGGACGCGCTGGTCCTGGACCTGAACATGCCGCGGGTCGACGGCCTCGAGGTGTGCCGCCGGCTCCGCAGCGCGGGTGACGACCTGCCGATCCTGGTGCTCACCGCCCGCGACGCCGTGAGCGACCGGGTCAGCGGCCTCGACGCCGGTGCGGACGACTACCTGCCCAAGCCCTTCGCGCTGGAGGAACTGCTGGCCCGGATGCGGGCGCTGCTGCGTCGCGCCGCACCCGAGGCCGGCGCCGACAACGAGGTGCTCCGCTTCGAGGACCTCAGCCTGGACCCGGCCACCCGTGAGGTGCTCCGCGGTGACCGGAACATCAGCCTGACCCGCACGGAGTTCAGCCTGCTCGAGATGCTCATGAGCAATCCGCGCCGCGTGCTCACCCGCAGCCGGATCCTCGAGGAGGTGTGGGGCTACGACTTCCCGACCTCGGGCAACGCGCTGGAGGTGTACGTCGGCTACCTGCGCCGCAAGACGGAGGCCGAGGGCGAGAGCCGCTTGATCCACACCGTGCGGGGGGTCGGCTACGTCCTGCGCGAGACCCCGCCGTGA
- the rpsR gene encoding 30S ribosomal protein S18, with translation MARKPTRVPASRRGLVRVPEGALDYKNVTYLRTFLNDRGKLRSRAMTRLSPQDQRKLAAAVKNAREMALLPYSSKK, from the coding sequence ATGGCGCGCAAACCGACCCGTGTTCCTGCGTCGCGGCGCGGCCTCGTCCGCGTGCCCGAGGGCGCCCTCGACTACAAGAACGTCACCTACCTGCGCACTTTCCTCAACGACCGCGGGAAGCTGCGCTCGCGCGCGATGACGCGGCTGTCCCCGCAGGACCAGCGGAAGCTGGCGGCGGCGGTGAAGAACGCCCGCGAGATGGCGCTGCTCCCCTACTCCTCGAAGAAGTAG
- a CDS encoding vWA domain-containing protein: MADRRARTRRDRQGRRGHLARYRRYTGGPDPLAPPVDLRDALDEIGRDVMSGVSPRRALQEYLRRGGENRRGLDKLAELANRRRQELLQRNNLGKTFEDVQKLLDEAVLAERKELARALDDDARFQEMRISNLPPSAAQAVRELGDYSWRSPEAAQKYEQIRDLLGRELLDQQFAGIKQALEGATDEDRAAIQKMLDDLNALLDKHNAGTATQDDFDAFMAEHGDYFPENPRTIDELIDALARRSAAAQRLYNSLTPEQRAELEELSQAAFGSPQLSQALSDLTGKLMDARPGEDWYGGQEFEGDSGMGLGDATQAMQDIADLESLAEQLSQQHNGASLDDIDLEALQRQLGDEAVADARTLAELEKALKDQGYFSRDPDGALRLSPKAIRQLGQSILRDVAHRLTARGGERNTARAGATGEATGASREWRFGDTEPWDATRTVLNGVLRQAASGQSGPVTLDAKDIEVTETEARSRAAVALLVDTSFSMVMEGRWLPMKRTALALHQLISTRFRGDDLALIGFGRYARTLSVGELTGLDGAYEQGTNLHHALQLAQQHFRAHPNAQPVLLVVTDGEPTAHLERNGEPFFDYPPHPRTLAMTVRGLDAVAAQGAQITVFQLGDDPGLTRFLTAVVRRVGGRLVSPDLDGLGAAVVSDYLGNRVRR; this comes from the coding sequence ATGGCGGATAGGCGCGCGCGCACGCGACGCGACCGGCAGGGACGGCGCGGGCACCTCGCCCGGTACCGCCGCTACACCGGCGGGCCCGATCCGCTGGCCCCGCCGGTGGACCTGCGCGACGCGCTCGACGAGATCGGCCGCGACGTGATGAGCGGCGTCTCCCCGCGCCGCGCCCTGCAGGAGTACCTGCGCCGCGGCGGCGAGAACCGCCGTGGCCTGGACAAGCTCGCGGAGCTGGCGAACCGCCGGCGGCAGGAGCTGTTGCAGCGCAACAATCTCGGCAAGACCTTCGAGGACGTGCAGAAGCTGCTCGACGAGGCCGTGCTCGCGGAGCGCAAGGAGCTCGCGCGGGCCCTCGACGACGATGCCCGGTTCCAGGAGATGCGGATCTCCAACCTGCCGCCGTCCGCGGCGCAGGCGGTGCGTGAGCTGGGCGACTACTCGTGGCGCTCGCCCGAGGCCGCGCAGAAGTACGAACAGATCCGGGACCTGCTCGGCCGAGAACTCCTCGATCAGCAGTTCGCGGGGATCAAGCAGGCCCTCGAGGGCGCGACCGACGAGGACCGCGCGGCCATCCAGAAGATGCTCGACGACCTGAACGCCCTGCTGGACAAGCACAACGCCGGCACGGCCACGCAGGACGACTTCGACGCCTTCATGGCCGAACACGGCGACTACTTCCCCGAGAACCCGCGCACCATCGACGAGTTGATCGACGCGCTTGCCCGCCGGTCCGCGGCGGCGCAGCGGCTCTACAACAGCCTCACCCCGGAGCAGCGCGCCGAGCTGGAGGAGCTGTCGCAGGCCGCCTTCGGCTCGCCACAGCTCTCCCAGGCGCTCAGCGACCTCACCGGCAAGCTCATGGACGCCCGCCCCGGCGAGGACTGGTACGGCGGCCAGGAGTTCGAGGGCGATTCCGGGATGGGGTTGGGAGACGCGACGCAGGCGATGCAGGACATCGCCGACCTGGAGTCCCTCGCGGAGCAGCTGAGCCAGCAGCACAACGGTGCCTCGCTCGACGACATCGACCTCGAGGCGCTGCAGCGGCAGCTCGGCGACGAGGCCGTCGCCGACGCCCGGACGCTCGCCGAGCTGGAGAAGGCGCTCAAGGACCAGGGCTACTTCTCGCGGGACCCCGACGGCGCGCTGCGCCTGTCGCCCAAGGCGATCCGGCAACTGGGCCAGTCGATCCTACGAGACGTCGCGCACCGTCTGACCGCGCGCGGCGGGGAGCGGAACACCGCCCGCGCCGGCGCCACCGGCGAGGCCACCGGCGCGAGCCGGGAGTGGCGGTTCGGCGACACCGAGCCGTGGGACGCCACCCGCACCGTGCTCAACGGCGTACTGCGCCAGGCCGCCTCCGGCCAATCGGGCCCGGTCACGCTGGACGCCAAGGACATCGAGGTCACCGAGACCGAGGCGCGCAGCCGCGCGGCGGTCGCGCTGCTCGTGGACACCAGCTTCTCCATGGTGATGGAGGGGCGCTGGCTGCCGATGAAGCGGACCGCTCTCGCTCTGCACCAACTGATCTCGACCCGCTTCCGTGGGGACGACCTCGCGCTCATCGGCTTCGGCCGGTACGCGCGCACGCTCAGCGTCGGCGAACTGACCGGGCTGGACGGTGCGTACGAACAGGGCACCAACCTGCACCACGCACTGCAGTTGGCGCAGCAGCACTTCCGGGCCCACCCGAACGCGCAGCCGGTACTGCTCGTGGTCACCGACGGTGAGCCGACGGCCCACCTGGAACGCAACGGCGAGCCCTTCTTCGACTACCCGCCGCACCCGCGGACCCTCGCGATGACGGTGCGCGGCCTGGACGCCGTCGCCGCGCAGGGCGCGCAGATCACCGTCTTCCAGCTGGGTGACGACCCGGGCCTGACCCGCTTCCTCACCGCGGTGGTGCGGCGCGTGGGCGGGCGGCTCGTCTCGCCCGATCTCGACGGGCTCGGCGCGGCGGTGGTCAGCGACTACCTGGGCAACCGCGTGCGCCGGTAG
- a CDS encoding type B 50S ribosomal protein L31, with the protein MKQGIHPEYRPIAFQDASTGKVFVTRSTATSERTVDVDGVTYPLIVVDVTSDSHPLWTGKQRVMDTAGRVQKFQEKYARFGGRVSNR; encoded by the coding sequence ATGAAGCAGGGAATCCACCCGGAGTACCGTCCGATCGCGTTCCAGGACGCGTCCACGGGGAAGGTGTTCGTCACGCGCAGCACCGCGACGTCGGAGCGCACCGTCGACGTCGACGGGGTGACGTATCCGCTGATCGTGGTGGACGTGACCAGCGACTCGCACCCGCTGTGGACGGGGAAGCAGCGCGTCATGGACACCGCCGGGCGGGTGCAGAAGTTCCAGGAGAAGTACGCGCGTTTTGGCGGGCGCGTGTCCAACCGGTAG